One Nostoc sp. UHCC 0302 DNA window includes the following coding sequences:
- a CDS encoding pentapeptide repeat-containing protein yields MKPIFFAAAALLSTLSLATPISVKAAENQAQVNRLLATGACYGCDLRGANLSNSHLIGADLRNANLKGANLKGANLEGADLTGANLESANLTAAFANGTSFENANLTNANLKDAHLHDAQVNGAVMIGTNISGADGFDINLGIGGGE; encoded by the coding sequence ATGAAACCGATCTTTTTCGCAGCAGCCGCTTTACTTAGTACACTCTCTTTAGCTACTCCTATCTCTGTTAAGGCTGCTGAAAACCAAGCTCAGGTAAATCGCTTGCTGGCAACTGGAGCCTGTTACGGTTGTGATTTAAGAGGTGCGAATCTTAGCAATTCTCACTTAATTGGTGCTGATTTGAGAAATGCCAATTTAAAAGGTGCTAATTTAAAAGGCGCTAATTTAGAAGGTGCTGATTTAACTGGTGCTAATTTGGAATCTGCTAATTTAACAGCAGCCTTCGCCAATGGTACTAGTTTCGAGAATGCAAATTTGACTAATGCTAATTTAAAAGACGCTCATTTACACGATGCTCAAGTAAATGGTGCAGTAATGATTGGGACTAATATCAGTGGCGCAGATGGGTTTGACATCAATCTCGGTATCGGAGGCGGAGAATGA
- a CDS encoding TldD/PmbA family protein — MPNINEIASYAKDNADKLGIKKFDIYGSTVDETSVQVDQGEPKQVKASNRSGVTVRVWNEDNTIGITSTTDVNPNGLELALKTAYEASFFGVKENVPDFSPEATIPIPTKAQEKAPQAPVAELIEKLLVAEKEVLAVHPAIKGVPYNGLAQRDIDRFYLNSEGAVRTESHSLASVYLYSKTEEEGKKPRSAGAFRINRSLETLDINGCIKETAEKTISHLNYEKIKTGKYRVVLSPDAFLSLLGGFSNLFNAQSILDNQSLSTPDDLGKQIASSLLSVYDDALHPANVGAESFDGEGTPTRQISLIENGVLTGFLHSAGTAKRLNAKPTGNASIGAKVNVSPNFFHVFRAATPEQEFSLETAENVIFIDDLQALHAGVKSLQGSFSLPFDGWLINKGVKTSIESATVAGDFLELLKSIIYVEKEVELTPGGVCPRIWVDELSITGE; from the coding sequence ATGCCGAATATCAACGAAATTGCAAGTTATGCCAAAGACAATGCTGATAAGCTTGGCATCAAAAAATTTGACATTTATGGCTCAACAGTAGATGAAACTAGCGTACAAGTAGACCAAGGTGAGCCAAAACAAGTTAAAGCTTCAAATCGCTCTGGTGTTACTGTTCGTGTCTGGAATGAAGATAATACAATCGGTATCACCAGTACTACAGATGTAAATCCCAATGGATTGGAATTGGCTTTGAAAACTGCTTACGAAGCCAGTTTTTTTGGTGTTAAGGAAAATGTCCCTGATTTTAGTCCAGAGGCAACTATTCCTATTCCAACAAAAGCCCAGGAGAAAGCACCCCAAGCACCTGTTGCCGAACTGATAGAAAAACTACTGGTAGCAGAAAAAGAAGTACTGGCAGTTCATCCAGCAATTAAAGGAGTGCCTTATAACGGTTTGGCGCAAAGAGATATTGACAGATTTTATCTCAATAGCGAAGGGGCAGTTAGAACCGAATCTCATTCCTTAGCATCAGTTTATCTTTACAGCAAAACAGAAGAAGAAGGTAAAAAACCTCGTAGCGCAGGCGCTTTTAGAATCAACCGGAGTCTAGAGACTTTAGACATCAATGGTTGTATAAAAGAAACCGCGGAGAAAACTATCAGCCACTTGAATTATGAAAAAATCAAGACTGGTAAATATCGAGTTGTTTTATCACCTGATGCTTTTTTGAGTTTATTAGGTGGTTTTTCTAATCTATTTAATGCTCAAAGTATTTTAGACAACCAAAGCCTATCAACTCCTGATGATTTAGGTAAGCAAATTGCTTCTTCTCTGCTTTCAGTTTATGACGATGCACTGCATCCAGCTAATGTTGGCGCAGAAAGTTTTGATGGTGAAGGAACTCCCACTCGCCAAATTTCGCTGATTGAAAATGGCGTTTTAACAGGGTTTCTTCATAGTGCTGGAACTGCCAAAAGGTTGAACGCCAAACCAACAGGTAATGCAAGTATTGGTGCAAAAGTAAACGTCAGTCCTAATTTTTTTCACGTTTTTAGAGCAGCAACACCTGAGCAAGAATTCAGCCTCGAAACTGCTGAAAATGTAATTTTTATTGATGATTTACAAGCTCTTCATGCAGGAGTCAAATCTCTGCAAGGTTCTTTTTCTTTACCGTTCGATGGTTGGCTAATCAACAAAGGTGTTAAGACAAGCATTGAGTCAGCAACTGTTGCTGGCGATTTCTTGGAACTATTGAAGTCGATTATTTATGTAGAAAAAGAGGTGGAGTTAACCCCAGGAGGCGTTTGTCCTAGAATCTGGGTTGATGAACTATCGATTACTGGAGAGTAA
- a CDS encoding TldD/PmbA family protein: MLTSTLILSNQLPTLQYSSTPERFDETWEAPLATLLGLGRAAGADFIEFFLEHRNYISCLAEDDAITSISPSLATGAGVRVFRGKADCYVSTNDLSFSGLKAALEKGLSILGLQLPAPNAFIPEINLELLRDYATKRGKDAWLPVCSSIREMGEILLDGTARLKQKASHVQSRRATYFRDWQEVLVAASDGTFARDIRLTQSVGFNLLCADGTNRASIGERAGNTSDANFLRTWDYQRASEQIAESAGKMLYADYVESGTYPIIMANHFGGVIFHEACGHLLETTQIERNTTPFADKKGEKIAHESLTAWDEGRSENAFGTIDMDDEGMPAQRTLLIEKGVLKNFLADRTGSWRTGHPRTGSGRRQNYTFAAASRMRNTYIDSGEYSIENLFASVDKGIYCKKMGGGSVGATGQFNFSVDEAYLIENGKITKPLKGAILIGEAKEIMNKISMCSQDLEIAPGFCGSVSGSIYTTVGQPHIKVDSITVGGR, encoded by the coding sequence ATGCTTACAAGTACGCTAATTCTCTCGAATCAACTACCCACTCTACAATACTCTTCCACGCCAGAGCGTTTCGATGAAACTTGGGAAGCCCCTCTGGCTACCCTTTTGGGACTAGGACGCGCCGCTGGTGCTGATTTCATCGAATTCTTTTTAGAGCATCGCAACTACATTAGTTGTCTTGCAGAAGACGACGCCATTACCAGTATTTCGCCCAGTCTAGCTACAGGTGCTGGAGTCAGAGTATTTCGTGGCAAAGCGGACTGCTACGTCAGCACCAATGACCTTTCCTTTTCCGGTTTGAAAGCAGCCTTAGAGAAAGGTCTTTCTATTCTGGGATTACAATTACCCGCTCCTAACGCTTTCATCCCAGAAATCAACCTAGAATTACTGAGAGACTACGCTACTAAAAGAGGCAAAGATGCCTGGTTACCTGTGTGTAGCTCTATTCGGGAAATGGGAGAAATCCTCCTAGATGGTACTGCTCGCTTAAAGCAAAAAGCTAGCCATGTGCAATCGCGCCGTGCTACCTATTTCCGGGATTGGCAAGAAGTCTTAGTTGCAGCTAGTGATGGTACCTTTGCTCGTGACATTCGCCTCACTCAGTCAGTAGGATTTAACCTTTTATGTGCTGATGGTACTAACCGCGCCTCTATTGGTGAACGTGCTGGAAACACCAGTGACGCCAACTTTTTGAGAACCTGGGATTATCAACGAGCCTCCGAGCAAATAGCAGAATCCGCTGGGAAAATGCTCTACGCCGATTATGTGGAATCAGGCACTTATCCCATCATCATGGCGAATCACTTTGGTGGTGTCATCTTCCACGAAGCCTGTGGACACTTACTAGAAACAACTCAGATAGAACGCAACACTACTCCCTTTGCTGACAAAAAAGGCGAGAAAATTGCCCACGAAAGCTTAACAGCTTGGGATGAAGGGCGTTCAGAAAATGCCTTCGGCACGATTGATATGGATGACGAAGGTATGCCCGCTCAGAGAACTCTGTTAATTGAAAAAGGCGTTCTCAAAAACTTTTTAGCAGATAGAACAGGTTCTTGGCGTACCGGACATCCCAGAACTGGAAGTGGACGTCGCCAGAATTATACTTTTGCTGCTGCTAGCCGGATGCGTAATACTTATATTGATTCTGGCGAATACAGCATTGAAAATTTATTTGCTTCGGTAGATAAAGGCATTTACTGTAAAAAAATGGGTGGTGGTAGCGTTGGTGCTACAGGTCAATTTAACTTTAGTGTTGATGAAGCTTATTTAATTGAAAATGGCAAAATCACCAAACCATTAAAGGGAGCTATCCTGATTGGTGAAGCCAAGGAGATTATGAACAAAATTTCCATGTGTTCTCAAGATTTGGAAATTGCACCGGGTTTTTGTGGCTCGGTTAGTGGGAGTATCTACACCACAGTAGGACAACCTCATATCAAAGTTGATTCTATTACCGTAGGTGGACGCTAA
- a CDS encoding WcaF family extracellular polysaccharide biosynthesis acetyltransferase has protein sequence MRLDSYTLGTYTPGAPYWKQLLWYFVGSPLVESYWLPISPFKVWILRWFGTQIGQGVRIKPGVKVKFPWRLTVGDFVWLGEDTWIDNLAHVTIESHVCISQGVYLCTGNHDWSNPNFQLITAPIHVEESSWIAAKSVIGPGVTVGRGAILTLGGVTGRSLEPMTIYTGNPAQAVKTRKL, from the coding sequence ATGCGTTTAGACAGCTACACTTTAGGTACTTATACTCCAGGCGCACCATACTGGAAGCAACTTCTTTGGTATTTTGTGGGGTCGCCTTTGGTTGAGAGTTACTGGCTCCCCATCTCACCCTTTAAGGTTTGGATACTCCGCTGGTTTGGAACACAAATTGGCCAAGGCGTCCGCATTAAGCCAGGAGTAAAAGTGAAGTTCCCCTGGCGGTTGACTGTTGGTGATTTTGTGTGGCTTGGAGAAGATACCTGGATAGATAACCTTGCTCATGTCACCATAGAAAGCCATGTTTGCATTTCTCAAGGAGTCTATCTCTGCACAGGAAATCATGACTGGAGCAATCCCAATTTTCAATTAATTACCGCCCCTATCCACGTTGAAGAAAGTAGTTGGATTGCCGCCAAGTCAGTAATAGGGCCAGGAGTAACTGTTGGTCGGGGAGCAATTTTGACTTTAGGTGGAGTTACTGGGCGTTCCTTAGAACCAATGACAATTTATACAGGTAATCCAGCTCAAGCAGTTAAGACACGCAAGCTTTAA
- a CDS encoding YdcF family protein, with protein MRRKFHCLIKKYWILATLGFVLALLLIIPLNLTLARIKAPQPQAFFTLGGEPAREQFTAELAQWYPSLEIWVSSPPVPEKTRKTFQALNIPNTQLHIDTHAVDTVTNFTSLVSDFEKRQIQHLYLITSDFHMPRAKAIATLVLGSQGIAFTPLSVPSDRPKETILHIVRDIARSLLWIFTGRTGASFNPTVD; from the coding sequence ATGAGAAGAAAGTTTCATTGCCTAATCAAAAAATATTGGATTTTGGCTACTTTAGGTTTTGTTCTCGCCCTACTGCTTATAATTCCCCTGAATTTAACACTAGCCAGAATCAAAGCACCCCAACCCCAAGCGTTTTTTACCTTGGGTGGTGAGCCAGCCAGAGAGCAATTTACTGCCGAACTAGCCCAATGGTATCCATCTCTGGAAATTTGGGTGTCTTCTCCCCCAGTTCCTGAAAAAACACGTAAAACTTTTCAAGCTCTAAATATTCCCAATACACAATTACATATAGATACTCATGCTGTTGATACTGTAACTAACTTTACCTCTCTAGTGTCTGACTTTGAAAAACGACAAATTCAACACCTTTACCTAATTACTTCTGATTTTCATATGCCGAGAGCCAAAGCGATCGCTACTCTTGTTTTAGGTAGTCAAGGTATCGCCTTCACTCCACTCTCTGTGCCATCAGACCGACCCAAAGAAACCATCCTCCATATTGTTCGCGATATTGCTCGCTCTCTACTTTGGATTTTTACAGGTCGTACAGGTGCGAGTTTTAATCCAACTGTTGATTGA
- a CDS encoding glycosyltransferase family 4 protein has product MTQKIKVGFYLHNQGYPNIDLRFPEKGNPGIGGTQFTEISTAYYLHKYYSEKLEILLIANITELLPSSLNVYHAVNVADAAEKSKQQGCDLFIFRFSLWTDELYQKLCDLNIKAIARSTNYFDITTLNQISDCPQIKCHVCTGQEQLDLLRDHRIFNKSTLIFDPFDIKNFVPKHEILKQGNTVVFLGSLVTAKGFHVLARVWPYILREKPEAKLIVIGSGKLYDRNQKLGKWGIAEESYEANYIRPFLSDDNANLIKSVHFAGLLGTEKIEILQNADVGVVNPTGATEVCPASALEIQACGTPVVSAAKLGLLDTVIHEKTGLLGNSDKDLIRNILYLLNNPQVARQFGENGINFVKEKFDHKLISKQWLELFIDIYNDKLPQPQPMKENYFYNIKFLLEGLRILKKYIPILRNLPSLMEIAIYWRKKSG; this is encoded by the coding sequence ATGACACAAAAAATAAAAGTAGGATTTTACCTTCATAATCAAGGCTATCCTAATATTGATCTAAGGTTTCCAGAAAAAGGAAATCCTGGGATTGGTGGAACTCAATTTACAGAAATCTCTACAGCTTATTATTTACATAAATATTATTCAGAAAAACTTGAAATTTTATTAATTGCCAATATTACAGAATTGTTACCATCATCATTAAATGTTTATCATGCAGTCAATGTAGCCGATGCAGCAGAAAAAAGTAAACAACAAGGGTGCGATCTATTTATCTTTAGATTTAGTCTCTGGACAGATGAACTTTATCAAAAACTATGTGATCTGAATATAAAAGCCATAGCCCGCTCTACTAATTACTTTGATATAACTACATTAAATCAAATATCAGATTGTCCACAAATTAAGTGTCATGTTTGCACAGGTCAAGAACAGCTAGACTTATTACGAGACCATAGAATATTTAATAAGTCAACCCTCATTTTTGATCCATTTGATATTAAAAATTTTGTTCCCAAACACGAAATTTTAAAGCAAGGAAATACAGTTGTCTTTCTTGGAAGCCTTGTTACTGCAAAGGGTTTTCACGTCCTAGCTAGAGTTTGGCCTTATATCCTTAGAGAAAAGCCAGAAGCAAAGCTTATTGTTATTGGAAGTGGCAAACTCTATGATCGAAATCAAAAATTAGGAAAATGGGGAATAGCTGAAGAAAGCTATGAAGCTAATTACATACGCCCATTTTTATCTGATGATAATGCCAACTTAATTAAGTCTGTGCATTTTGCTGGTTTACTAGGCACAGAGAAAATTGAAATTTTGCAAAATGCCGATGTGGGAGTTGTGAATCCCACGGGTGCTACGGAAGTATGCCCAGCAAGTGCCTTGGAGATCCAGGCCTGTGGTACTCCAGTTGTATCTGCTGCTAAATTAGGATTACTCGATACTGTAATTCACGAAAAAACAGGATTGCTAGGAAATAGCGATAAGGATTTAATAAGAAATATTTTGTATCTATTAAATAATCCTCAAGTGGCTAGACAATTTGGTGAAAATGGAATTAACTTCGTTAAAGAAAAGTTCGATCATAAGTTGATTTCCAAGCAATGGTTGGAATTATTCATTGATATATATAATGATAAGCTGCCACAACCGCAACCTATGAAAGAAAATTATTTTTATAACATTAAGTTCCTTTTGGAAGGTCTACGAATTCTTAAGAAATACATACCAATATTGCGTAATCTTCCTTCTTTAATGGAGATAGCAATATATTGGCGCAAAAAATCAGGCTAG
- a CDS encoding glycosyltransferase family 2 protein, which yields MLEKITPLILTYNEAPNIERSLQKLTWAKQIIVIDSYSTDETLEILESYPQIQFFQRKFDTHATQWNYGLQQVTSEWVLSLDADYVVSDQLIAEIKELSPDLQTDGYFARFKYCVLGKPLRGTILPPRQLLFRKNKSIYIDDGHTQLLQVRGKSVNLSFYIYHDDRKSLSRWLWAQDRYLVIEAKKLLETPVSELSWGDRIRKQKILAPFIILIYCLILKGGILDGWHGWYYAFQRMLAEIILSIRLIEFEKLEQINSSN from the coding sequence ATGTTAGAGAAAATTACTCCTCTCATCCTTACTTATAATGAAGCACCAAACATTGAGCGCAGCCTTCAAAAGCTCACCTGGGCAAAGCAAATTATTGTTATTGATAGCTACAGTACTGATGAAACACTAGAAATTCTAGAATCCTATCCTCAAATTCAATTTTTCCAACGAAAATTTGATACCCACGCAACACAATGGAATTATGGGTTACAGCAAGTAACTTCGGAATGGGTACTCTCCCTTGACGCAGATTACGTCGTTTCAGACCAGCTGATTGCTGAAATTAAGGAATTATCTCCAGATTTACAAACAGATGGTTACTTTGCCAGATTCAAATATTGTGTCTTAGGTAAGCCCCTGCGGGGTACAATACTTCCTCCTCGACAGCTTTTGTTTAGAAAAAATAAATCTATTTACATTGATGATGGACATACCCAACTACTACAGGTTAGAGGTAAATCAGTAAATCTTTCTTTCTACATCTACCACGATGATCGCAAATCTTTAAGCCGTTGGTTGTGGGCACAGGATCGCTATTTAGTGATTGAGGCAAAAAAGTTGCTAGAAACTCCAGTTAGTGAATTGAGTTGGGGCGATCGTATACGCAAACAAAAAATTCTAGCTCCTTTCATAATCTTGATTTATTGCTTGATTCTTAAAGGTGGGATTCTAGATGGCTGGCATGGTTGGTACTATGCATTTCAACGGATGTTAGCTGAAATTATATTATCAATTCGCTTGATTGAGTTTGAAAAATTAGAGCAAATAAATTCTAGTAATTAA
- a CDS encoding glycosyltransferase has translation MKILIVIPALGPIYGGPTKSVIELAQALGKKGINVDIVATTANGSNSLDVPTLIWIDEKYYRIQYFPYWNFLDYKITLSLTSWLFQHVADYHLVHTNAIFSYPVLPAHWACQIHRIPYIMTPHGMLEPWALAYKAGKKRFYFNLLEKPALQRASTIQMLASTEAKRIEPLNLKAPLVVVPNGIHAQDFAILPNVEQFYQQFPHSRNKTLILFLGRIDPKKGLDLLASAFAKVYAQFPQTHLIIAGPDNIGFSKTVENYFAEVGCLDAVTFTGMLTGSLKYAALASASLYVAPSYSEGFSISVLEGMAAKLPCVITTGCNFPEAANAQAALVVDIDADKIANALIDCLAHPEQAKAMGDRAHQFIFEKYTWEKIASQMQQVYTNILNNK, from the coding sequence ATGAAAATTCTTATAGTTATTCCTGCTCTAGGCCCTATTTATGGGGGTCCAACAAAGAGTGTAATTGAGCTTGCTCAAGCACTTGGTAAAAAAGGTATTAATGTTGATATTGTTGCTACAACTGCCAATGGTTCTAATAGTTTGGATGTTCCGACTCTAATATGGATTGACGAAAAATATTATCGAATCCAGTACTTCCCTTATTGGAACTTTCTCGATTACAAAATTACTTTGTCTCTAACTAGTTGGTTATTTCAGCATGTTGCTGATTATCATCTAGTACACACTAACGCTATTTTTTCCTATCCCGTTTTACCTGCTCATTGGGCTTGTCAGATACACCGCATACCCTATATTATGACTCCTCATGGCATGTTGGAACCTTGGGCATTAGCTTATAAAGCTGGGAAAAAGCGCTTTTACTTTAATTTACTTGAAAAACCTGCTCTCCAGCGTGCTAGTACAATCCAAATGCTGGCGTCAACGGAAGCAAAAAGAATAGAACCACTCAATTTGAAAGCACCTTTAGTAGTTGTTCCGAATGGAATTCACGCCCAAGATTTTGCAATATTGCCTAATGTAGAACAGTTTTATCAACAATTTCCCCATAGTCGTAATAAAACACTAATTTTATTTTTGGGTCGAATTGATCCGAAAAAAGGACTTGATTTACTTGCTAGTGCCTTTGCCAAAGTATATGCACAATTTCCTCAAACTCATCTAATTATTGCAGGGCCAGATAATATCGGTTTTTCTAAAACTGTTGAAAACTACTTTGCTGAAGTTGGGTGTCTAGATGCCGTTACTTTTACAGGTATGCTCACTGGCTCTCTCAAATATGCTGCACTTGCATCGGCTAGCCTTTATGTTGCCCCTTCCTATTCTGAAGGCTTTAGCATATCAGTTTTAGAAGGGATGGCTGCAAAACTACCTTGTGTTATTACTACAGGTTGTAACTTTCCTGAAGCTGCAAATGCTCAAGCAGCTTTGGTGGTTGACATTGATGCTGATAAAATAGCCAACGCTTTAATTGATTGTTTAGCTCACCCAGAACAAGCAAAAGCAATGGGTGATCGCGCCCATCAATTTATATTTGAAAAATACACTTGGGAAAAAATTGCTTCTCAAATGCAACAGGTTTATACAAATATTTTGAATAATAAATAA
- a CDS encoding glycosyltransferase family 4 protein, which yields MHIVIIFINIGHYHLIRLQAAYEVCKQKGWQLTAIQVTDDNLDHPWGDFIRELSMPVKTLLPVASNIYDTRRDTFSSVAGKVLQGCLNELQPDVVFLPGWSFSVAKAGLKWCRSCNALPIVMSESKEDDAPRVWWQEAIKSWIIKKNKAALVGGKPHKRYLSKLGMSPNAIFMGYDIVGNDIFHPQKIKFLFTPLEKPYFLAINRFVAKKNLRFLISSYAAYRQLVGVSGWDLVICGDGGLRPQIEQQIGDLGLEDFIHLPGFLKEDELLPYFAHASCFIHTSIQEQWGLVVNEAMAAGLPVLVSKRCGCFEDLVLEGVNGFGFDPENQAQLTELMVKISSGELDLQAMSKASLEHIQTFSPDYFGQGLMQAVEYALAHH from the coding sequence ATGCATATTGTCATAATATTCATTAACATAGGGCATTATCACTTAATCCGTTTACAAGCAGCTTATGAAGTTTGCAAACAAAAAGGATGGCAGTTGACAGCTATACAAGTCACTGATGATAACCTAGATCATCCATGGGGAGATTTTATTAGGGAACTTTCCATGCCTGTCAAAACTTTGTTACCTGTCGCTTCAAATATTTATGATACTCGTAGAGATACCTTTTCATCAGTTGCAGGTAAAGTTTTGCAAGGCTGTTTGAATGAGTTACAACCTGATGTGGTATTTTTGCCTGGATGGTCTTTCTCTGTTGCAAAAGCAGGTTTAAAGTGGTGCCGCAGTTGTAATGCTCTGCCGATAGTTATGTCTGAGAGTAAGGAAGATGATGCACCCAGAGTTTGGTGGCAGGAAGCAATTAAGTCATGGATTATCAAAAAAAATAAAGCAGCATTAGTAGGTGGAAAACCCCACAAACGTTATTTGAGTAAGTTAGGTATGTCTCCTAATGCTATATTCATGGGTTACGACATAGTTGGTAATGATATTTTTCATCCTCAGAAAATAAAGTTTCTTTTCACTCCCTTGGAAAAACCATATTTCTTGGCGATTAACCGTTTTGTCGCAAAGAAAAATCTACGATTTCTGATCTCATCTTACGCAGCTTATAGACAATTAGTAGGTGTTAGTGGATGGGATTTAGTTATTTGTGGCGATGGCGGTCTTCGTCCCCAGATAGAACAACAGATTGGCGATCTGGGCTTAGAAGATTTTATTCATCTTCCTGGTTTTTTGAAAGAAGATGAACTCCTTCCTTACTTTGCTCATGCTAGTTGCTTCATCCATACCAGCATTCAAGAGCAATGGGGGTTAGTAGTTAATGAAGCAATGGCAGCAGGTTTACCTGTCCTGGTTTCTAAACGCTGTGGCTGTTTCGAGGATTTAGTTCTAGAAGGCGTAAATGGGTTTGGTTTTGACCCAGAAAATCAAGCACAATTGACAGAACTCATGGTCAAAATTAGCTCAGGAGAATTGGACTTACAAGCTATGAGCAAAGCTTCCTTAGAACATATTCAAACATTTTCTCCAGATTACTTTGGGCAAGGGTTAATGCAGGCAGTCGAATACGCTTTAGCACATCACTAA
- a CDS encoding glycosyltransferase family 4 protein produces the protein MEQASYILMRETQNKSIDWQVQSVTSAGEGKEILAEINIPVFDNLYEGKFGYKSHLDLKKKVKNFSADIILVTGPTLTGCMSVKSHPCKKVLAIHFCHKSGFFNFLKWKAFYQIFQPDYQAIIYHSPYILEEAKKIAPQLQHKFHLIEYSTQRCSATTISERDIACKSLGIPANAFVIGNAGWLIQRKRFDIFLEVCSKISNCNNQQLIFLIAGDGPLRGELEVLAAKLGISGKVKFIGWQKDLSSFYKSLNLLLFNSDSDAFGRTVMEAMGYGVPVVASVVEGGTDSILTNGKNGYLIREHNVDLLSECCLELINNKDTYQQFQRQSLEVVKSRFTNELFVQKYLDVFNTVLKS, from the coding sequence ATGGAGCAAGCATCATATATTTTGATGCGAGAGACACAAAATAAAAGTATTGATTGGCAGGTACAAAGCGTAACTTCTGCTGGTGAAGGCAAAGAAATTCTTGCTGAAATTAATATTCCGGTATTTGATAACCTTTATGAAGGAAAATTTGGTTATAAATCTCATTTAGATTTGAAAAAAAAAGTTAAAAACTTTTCTGCTGACATTATTTTGGTGACTGGTCCAACTTTAACAGGCTGTATGAGTGTTAAATCGCATCCATGCAAAAAAGTTTTAGCCATCCATTTTTGTCACAAATCAGGATTTTTTAATTTTCTTAAATGGAAAGCATTTTATCAAATATTTCAGCCTGATTATCAGGCAATTATTTATCATTCCCCATATATTCTTGAAGAAGCAAAAAAAATTGCGCCTCAATTACAACATAAGTTTCATTTGATTGAATATTCGACACAGAGATGTTCAGCTACTACTATTTCTGAAAGAGATATAGCTTGTAAATCTCTGGGCATTCCAGCTAATGCTTTTGTTATAGGAAATGCTGGATGGCTTATCCAGCGTAAGAGATTTGATATTTTTCTTGAGGTATGTTCTAAAATTTCAAACTGTAATAATCAACAATTAATTTTTCTAATTGCTGGAGACGGACCATTACGTGGAGAACTAGAAGTATTAGCAGCTAAATTGGGTATTTCTGGAAAGGTTAAATTTATTGGTTGGCAAAAAGATTTGAGCAGCTTTTATAAAAGTCTAAACTTGCTACTTTTTAACTCAGATTCTGATGCTTTTGGTCGTACAGTTATGGAAGCTATGGGATATGGTGTTCCAGTTGTTGCTTCTGTTGTAGAGGGAGGTACTGATTCTATTCTAACTAATGGGAAAAATGGATATTTGATTCGAGAACATAATGTAGATTTACTCAGTGAGTGCTGCTTAGAATTGATTAACAATAAGGATACTTATCAACAATTTCAAAGGCAATCGTTAGAAGTTGTTAAAAGCCGTTTTACTAATGAATTATTTGTACAAAAGTATTTAGATGTCTTTAATACAGTTCTTAAATCTTAA